The following DNA comes from Quercus robur chromosome 1, dhQueRobu3.1, whole genome shotgun sequence.
AGGTGGAGGTGATCAAGATGGTGGCAGCAGAAGGGGTCGAGATGGTAGCAAAGGAGGAAATCGAAATGGTGGCAGTTGAGGCAATGGTGGTATTACTGGAATATGAGGTAATAGAGATGGTGGAGATTTTGGCGGTGGATGTGATGGAGATTGAGGTGGTGGAGGGGATGGTGAGGGTGGTGCTGGAGATTTTGGCAATGCACATGATGGAGATAGTGGCGGTGGAGGTGatggagatggtggtggtggtgatagtGAGGGTGGTGGTGAAGATTTTGGCGGTGGAGGTGATGGAGATcttggtggtggaggtgataGTGAGGGTGGTGGGGGAGATTTTGGCActggaggtggtggtggagattttggtggtggaggtgataGTGAGGATGATGGTGGTGGTAATGGAGATTTTGGCGGTGG
Coding sequences within:
- the LOC126727653 gene encoding glycine-rich cell wall structural protein 1.0-like, whose protein sequence is MVAAEGVEMVAKEEIEMVAVEAMVVLLEYEGGAGDFGNAHDGDSGGGGDGDGGGGDSEGGGEDFGGGGDGDLGGGGDSEGGGGDFGTGGGGGDFGGGGDSEDDGGGNGDFGGGGVSEGGGGDFSIGGGRNGEGGGGGGVSEGGGGDFDDGGGREGSGGDFGNGGGGDGDFAGGGDGDDGGGGDGESSGDL